The Desulfurobacterium pacificum genome contains the following window.
TGGTGCTGGTTGCTCACCACAGGAAGCAACAAACCCAAGCGCTGCAAATGTAGCGGCTAATTTTAAGACGTTAGATGTGCGCATGGTTCTGCCTCCTTCCAGTAGTGTTTTTGTGTTCACCTATTATATTACACATTGACCGATATTTAAACAAGGGGTTTTCTTAAAAACTATAAATAGTTTAAACACCATTTTTTGTATAATCCCATATGAAACATTTGGATATATAGACATTTGCAGAGTGGTTTACTATAATTAATCCAAAACCGGGTGTTATGGAGGTTTATAGAAGTGGCTAAAAGAACGATTATTCTAAGCGGACTGGCAGGTTTCGTTATCGCAGGTGCTGCAGCTCTTATATCTGCTCAAATAATAGAGGATACCAGTACTCCTCAGTTCTGTTCTTCTTGTCATGAAATGAAGCCTATGTATGAAACGTGGTTGAAAGGTCCTCATGGTCCTTTGGGTAATAAGGGAGGGGCTGTTAGAGCTACATGCGTTGATTGTCATTTGCCTCATGACAATGTTGTTTCTTACCTTATAGCTAAAGCATCTTCAGGAACAAAAGACTTTTTAGGACATATTTTAAATGGTGGGTATGCTGATAATCCTAAATATTGGCTTGAAAAGTTAGATGAAAGTAAGAATTATGTGTACGTTGAGAATTGTAAACATTGTCATCAAGTGTTACCTAATAATGAGTCTCATAAAAAGATTAAAATGGGAAAAGTTAGCGATAACTGCTTGAGGTGCCACTGGTATGTGGGGCATGGAGAAGAGCTTGAAGTTAAAATTAAGGAGCTTTCCGAAAAATAAAACAGGTTTAAGGGAGGTGTAAAGTGAAAGCCAAACTCTTTCTCTTGGCAGCTTTTATGATGGCTGCAGGGACGACCGGTGTAATGGCTGATGAGCACCCTATTCCGGCAAGTGTTATTAAGAAGCTGAAGCCTCAGTATCAGACGTGCCAGGGGTGCCACAAAGAGGTAGCAAGGGAATGGAGTAACTCTGTTCACGGTCTTGCCAATGTTATGTGTTATCAGTGTCATGGAACGTTAGATAACTTTTATGTAAAACCCCCGGTTTCAAAGTGTGAGGCATGCCATTATCAAGAGGTTGTTAGCGCGCGTATGAGGATGCCTAACATGAAGTGTTGGACGTGCCATCCGGCTCACTACTTTACGTTCCATAGAAAAGGTGTTATTAAAACTAAAACTGCGCAGGACTTTGGTATTCACTAAAAATTCTTGAGAAATGGAGGGTACGATGGGAGTTGGAAGAAGGGACTTTCTAAAGAAGACTGCAGCATTGACAGCAGCTTCTTTTGTAGGAATAGACCTCGGAATAAAGATTGACGGTAAGTTTGATGAAGCTTTAGCTTATGGTGGAGAGAATATTGTTCAGATTCCAGAAGAAGTTAAGAATTCTCCCGCTTATATGGTAGATGACCAGGGTGTTGAGTGGGTAAGAGGTGTTTGCCGTTTCTGCGGAACAGGTTGTAAAGTATGGCTTGGTCTTAAAGATGGTAAACCAGTAAGGATACGTGGAGAGAAAAATTCTGCTATTAACCATGGTTTCCTCTGTATGAAGGGTATGCTTTTCTACAAGCTATTCAGGCATCCTGATAGATTAACGCAGCCTCTTTACAGGAAGAGTAAGAAAGAACCTTTCAAGCCTATTTCCTGGGAGAAGGCTTTTGACATTCTTGCCGATGAAATGATTAAAGCTATGAAGAAAGGTGGCTATCACAAAAATGCAATGGGATGGTCCGGTATTGCATATTACGGTTCTGGTCAGTGTTTAACAGAAGAAACGTATCTTTTCCAGAAACTCTGGAGATGTGTTGGTTCTAACCACGTTGAGGGTAACCCAAGACTCTGTATGGCTTCTGCAGTTGGTGGATACTTAACTTCATACGGAGCTGATGAGCCTGCTGGTGGTTATAGGGATATAGATAATGCAGAAACTATTTTCATCATTGGTTCCAACACTGCGGAGGCTCACCCTATTTTGTATCAGCGTGTTGCTATGCGTAAAATGGCAAATCCTGATGTTATGGTAATTAATGCTGACCCAAGGGTAACGAGAACATCACGTATTGCTGATATTCATATGCAGTTTAAACCAGGAACAGACCTTGCTTTACTTAACGCTATTGCAAACGTGATTGTTAATGAGGGACTTTACGATAAAGAATTTGTTGAAAAATACTGTGCTTTCCATGCGTTTACTCCAGGTAAAGATAAAGTTCCTCTAAAAGGACATAAAGTTTCCTTTGAAGAGTATAAGAAGTTTATTGCCAAATATACTCCAGAATATGCAGCAAGAATTTGCGGCGGTAACATTACACCTGAGATGATTAGAAAAGTTGCAAGGAGAATTGCAACTACAAAGACTGTTTCAATGTGGACAATGGGTATTAACCAGAGAATTAGAGGCGTTTGGGCTAACAACCTTATTACTAATATTCACCTTTTAACAGGTAACGTATGTAAGGATGGAGCTGATTCCCTTTCTTTAACAGGTCAGCCAAACGCTTGTGGTGGTGTTAGAGAAGGTGGTGGATTGTGCCATATCCTACCGGGTCACAGGGTTGTTAAAAATCCTAAACTAAGACATCAACTTGAAAAGATTTGGGGTGTTCCTAAAGGAACGATACCTCCTAAGCCTGGTTATCACACAGTTAAGATGTTCTCTGCTGTTTCTTACACTCCAGAGGATAGAAAGAGGTTTAAAGGACTTAAGCCTATTTACTTCATGTGGGTGAATGAAACATCTCCAATGCAATCCTTACCTAACTTGAAAAGATTCCGTGAAGGTTTTGCAAGAGAAGATGTGTTTGTTGTAGTTTCTGATATATTCCCAACAAGAACTTCTGAGCTTGCCAACATGATTCTGCCGTGTGCGTTCCACTTTGAGAAAACGGGTGTTTACGGTTGTACTGAAAGACGTTCTCAATTGACACCTAAGGCTGTAAAAGCTCCTGGTCAGGCGATGCCTGAAAACTGGATGGTTGTTAAGTTTGCTGAAGTTCTTTCTAAGAAGCTTGCTAAGCAAAGTGACCCTGAAATGAGAAGAAGGGCTAAGATTGTTTACGACGCTCTTGTTAAACCTTACAAGGCTGTTGTAGATAAAGACCCATGGTGGGAGCTTCCAAAAGTTATCTGGACTGAGTACTCTCAAAAAGTTACTAAAGGTAGAGATAACGACCTTTCCGGTGCTACTTATGAAGTTCTCCTTGAAAGACCGGATGGTGTTCAGTGGCCAGCGCCAACCGTTGAGATTGCTAAGAAAGGTGGAACGTTGAGAAGATTCGTTGTTGGAAAAGACCCACTTGCTACTGCTCTTGCTAAGAAATATCCATCTAAATTTGCAGGTTGGGAAATTATTGATTATGGACCACTTCATAAAGATTACAAGTTCTGGGTATGGTGTAGACCTTATAAGGGGGCAGCTGAGGAGCCAGATGCAGAATATCCATTCTACCTTTCTACAGGTAGGATTATTGACCACTGGCACACAATGTCTATGACGGGTCGTATTAAAGAGATTTTTGAAGCTAACCCATACGCATGGGTAGAAGTTAACCCGAAAGACGCTCAGAGAATGGGTATCTCTACAGGTGACCTTGTTCTTATAGAAACACGTCGCGGCAAAAACATCATTCCAGCCAAAGTTGCTACAGACCAAGGTCCTATGGAAGGAATGGTATTTGTTTACTGGTATGACCAGGATAAGAAGAGAATGATTAACTTCTGTACAAAGGATGCTTTTGATAAAGGTTCTAAAGAACCTGAGTTTAAGATTTGTGCATGCCGTATAAGCAAGTATGCTCCAGCTCAGCCAATACAATCCTTCTTGGTTAAGCTTGAAAAGGTTAGAGGAGGTTACCTCCACAACTCTGAGCTTATAAAGTCTGAAAAAGACCCTGTTTAATGAAATTAGGGGCGGGATATCCCGCCCCTTTTCTTTTTAAACCAATTTAATCGTATTATTAGCATTAAATTAAGGAGATGAAGGATGCCGATAGTTAGCTGTGTTGTGGCTTGTGAACCTGAAAAAGGGTTTTCTGTTGAGAAAGAGTTGTTAGAAATTCCGGGAGTGGAAGTATATGGAAGTGGTTTGAAGGAAAAGGAAAACGTCCATTACGTTATTGTGGTTTTAGAAGGAGAAACTTATGAGGACGTTGAAGCTATAGAAAAGCGAATTAAGGAGATTGATGGAGTTTTATACGTTGGAGTTGTTGAAGCATATTTCTTGGATGAATATGAAAAAATAGAAAAAGGAGAAATTGTTCCGTCTAATCCTTTTCACGGTCTGAAAAGGTCAGAGAAATTGGCGGAAAGGTTCTATTTTGGTGAGGATGAAGATAATGGAAAAGAAAGCGACGCGTAGGGATTTTATTAAAGTAACGCTTTCAGCTTTTATGACGGCTACTGTTTTTGAATCCTGCAAGCTTTCTGAATTTAAAAATCCAAAAACTATGATTAAATCACCGATAAAAACTAATATTTTACGTCCACCTGGAGCTGTTCCTGAAGATGAATTTGCAAAAAGGTGTATAAGATGTGGAAGGTGTGGAGAGGTTTGTCCTTACCATTGTATTAAATATTTTGATGTGAAAAATGGAGGAGTATTTTCAGGTACTCCTTATATAAACGTTTTAGAGAAGCCCTGTTATTTATGTATGAAGTGCGTTTATGTGTGTCCTACAGGTTCTCTCCAGCCGTGTGCAAAGGATGAAGTGAGGATGGGAGTTGCTGTAATAAATAGAGAAATATGTGTTTCGTGGCAACAGGATAAAACGGGACTTATCTGTAGAACGTGCTATAACGTGTGTCCTTTTGCTGGAACTGCTATAAAGATTGACCCGATGTTTAGACCTTACATCATAGAGGAAAACTGTACGGGTTGTGGAATATGTGCTTACTCATGCATTGCCGATACTTATGAGGGTAATAAGGGTAAAAAAGCAATCTCTATACAGCCTATTAGATGGAAAAAGATAAAAGAGGTGAAGTTAAAAGATATTAAAAAGTCTTGAGGTGTTAAATGGCTAAGGTAAAGCAGGGAAAAATCAGGTTTTTTAGATATGCTTTTCTGTTTGCCTGCTTTTTGGTGATAACGGTTAATCCTATTTTGAATTATAAGTGGGATATAAACTTTGTTCAGGGATGGTTTCAGTCTCTTGGTATTGGGAATATGTGGATAGTTTCACCGCTTGAGGGGCTTGAAACGATTTTAACTGGGAAGTTTTTCTACCTTCCTTCAATTATTGGGATGTTGATTCCTTTAACTCTTGCTTTTCTGATGGGGAGAGTTTTCTGCAGTTGGATGTGTCCGATTACCTTCCTCTCAATGTTAACGGATAAACTGTTAGGTTTATTTCCTGTTGTAGGAAAGAAGTTAAAATATAGAGAGGGCTTGATAATTCTGAATAGAAGAGTCATCTGGTTTGCGCTTTTAGCAGAGCTAATTTTGACAATGGTTGTAGGCTATCCACTATTTGTGTGGTGGTCTCCGCCGGGGCTTGTTGGTAGAGAAACAATGTTTTACGTGTTTTACCACGTTATAACGATTGAGATTTATATTGTAGTTGCTGTTCTTCTTCTCAATTTGATTACGAGAAGATTTTTCTGTAGATATTTATGTCCTTTAGGAGCCTTGCTTGCTTTGGTTGCTTCAAAAAGACAGTTGGTTATTGAATATAATGCTGACAAGTGTCTTTCCTGTAAAGTTTGTGATAAGAAATGTCCTTTGGGTATAAAGCCGAGTGTTGGTGAAAGTCAAAGTATATATTGCTGGAATTGTGCAGAGTGTGTAGATGCCTGCCCTACAGGGGCGTTAAAGTTTACTTGGAGAAATGACGGAATTGTTAGGATTGAGAAGAAAAGTTTGCTATTACCTCAAGCCCGTTAAGGGTTAAGTTTTCTACGTATTTTGCTTTTATGAAGTTTGTGAGAAGTTTGCCGTTCCCTCCTGTCAGTATTATTGGTAGGTTGAAGGTTTTTTTAACTTTTTGGATTGAGGAAACTGTAAAAAGTAGTATTCCTTTTTCTATGCATTCTGTTGTGGAGTTCCCAGGTTCGTAAAAATTGTTAAGGGTAAAGTTTTCAACTAAGGGTAGTTTAGAGGTGAATTTGTAGAGACACTGGGAGGATAACTTTATGCCGGGCAGTATCCATCCTCCCAAAAACTTTCGTTCTTTTACAATGTCTATTACTGTTGTGGTACCAGCATTAACTATTATGAAAGAGTTTCCATAGAGTAGCCCTCCGCATGCGTGAGCTATTCTGTCTGTTCCTAAGGTTTGCGGCGTTAAGTAATTGATTTTGATAGGAAGGTTGGTTTGTGCAGTGATAAACTTAATGTTTTTGAAGTGTGTTTTTAAGATTTCTGTTGCTTTATTGACAACGGAAACTGCTATAACGGAAGAATTTGGGTTGAACTTTTCTATGTTTTTTTTAATTTCAGAAGTAGGGAAAGAAACATCTTTCTTAAAAGAATCTTTAATTATTCTCACTTTTGTTCTTGTGTTTCCTACATCTATGAGTAGTAGGTTATAGTCTCCATAGTATTGCATCTTTGAACTCGTTTCGGTCATAGATTCCTTTAACATCAGCTATGATAGGTTTTCCGTTTGCCATTTCTTTAAAATCTGCAAATTTCAAATTTCTATAAGGTTCGTGCTTCACTGCAACGATGATGGCATCGTAAGGTGCTTGTTCCTTAATGTCCTGTAGTAATTTTATTCCGTATTCTTTTTCTACTTCATCTGGAATTGCGTAAGGGTCGTGAACAAACGTTTTGACGCCATAGGAGTTGAGTTCGTTATAAATATCAATAACTTTTGTGTTCCTTATATCTTTTATGTTTTCTTTGAAAGTAAGTCCCATTATTAAAACTTTTGAATTGAGGATTTGTTTTCCTTCTTTTATCATCAGTTTTACAACGTTTTCTGCTACGAATTTACCCATATAGTCATTAATACGCCTTCCTGATAGTATCACTTCTGGATGGTGTCCGATTTCCTGAGCTTTAAACGTTAGGTAGTAAGGGTCAACACCTATACAGTGTCCACCGACAAGTCCAGGTTCAAACTTTAGGAAGTTCCATTTCGTTCCGGCGGCTTCTAAAACGTCTCTTGTGTCTATGCCTAACTTGTGGAATATTAGTGCTAACTCGTTCATGAGAGCTATGTTTAAATCTCTTTGTGTGTTTTCTATGACTTTCGCTGCTTCTGCAGTTTTTATGTTTGGTGCTTTGTGAATTCCAGCTTTTATTACGCTTCCGTAAATTTCTGCTAATAGTTCCGTTGTATACTTATCGCATCCAGAAACTACTTTAACTATGTTTTCTATAGTGTGGACTTTATCTCCCGGGTTTACCCTTTCTGGAGAGTATCCTACTTTAAAGTCGTGCATGTATCTCATATTTGAAAACTTTTCTAACAGGGGAACACAAATTTCTTCCGTTACGCCTGGATAAACCGTTGATTCGTAGACGACTATTGAATGTTTAGGCATGTGTGAGGCAACTGTTTGGGT
Protein-coding sequences here:
- a CDS encoding cytochrome c3 family protein; translated protein: MAKRTIILSGLAGFVIAGAAALISAQIIEDTSTPQFCSSCHEMKPMYETWLKGPHGPLGNKGGAVRATCVDCHLPHDNVVSYLIAKASSGTKDFLGHILNGGYADNPKYWLEKLDESKNYVYVENCKHCHQVLPNNESHKKIKMGKVSDNCLRCHWYVGHGEELEVKIKELSEK
- a CDS encoding molybdopterin oxidoreductase family protein — translated: MGVGRRDFLKKTAALTAASFVGIDLGIKIDGKFDEALAYGGENIVQIPEEVKNSPAYMVDDQGVEWVRGVCRFCGTGCKVWLGLKDGKPVRIRGEKNSAINHGFLCMKGMLFYKLFRHPDRLTQPLYRKSKKEPFKPISWEKAFDILADEMIKAMKKGGYHKNAMGWSGIAYYGSGQCLTEETYLFQKLWRCVGSNHVEGNPRLCMASAVGGYLTSYGADEPAGGYRDIDNAETIFIIGSNTAEAHPILYQRVAMRKMANPDVMVINADPRVTRTSRIADIHMQFKPGTDLALLNAIANVIVNEGLYDKEFVEKYCAFHAFTPGKDKVPLKGHKVSFEEYKKFIAKYTPEYAARICGGNITPEMIRKVARRIATTKTVSMWTMGINQRIRGVWANNLITNIHLLTGNVCKDGADSLSLTGQPNACGGVREGGGLCHILPGHRVVKNPKLRHQLEKIWGVPKGTIPPKPGYHTVKMFSAVSYTPEDRKRFKGLKPIYFMWVNETSPMQSLPNLKRFREGFAREDVFVVVSDIFPTRTSELANMILPCAFHFEKTGVYGCTERRSQLTPKAVKAPGQAMPENWMVVKFAEVLSKKLAKQSDPEMRRRAKIVYDALVKPYKAVVDKDPWWELPKVIWTEYSQKVTKGRDNDLSGATYEVLLERPDGVQWPAPTVEIAKKGGTLRRFVVGKDPLATALAKKYPSKFAGWEIIDYGPLHKDYKFWVWCRPYKGAAEEPDAEYPFYLSTGRIIDHWHTMSMTGRIKEIFEANPYAWVEVNPKDAQRMGISTGDLVLIETRRGKNIIPAKVATDQGPMEGMVFVYWYDQDKKRMINFCTKDAFDKGSKEPEFKICACRISKYAPAQPIQSFLVKLEKVRGGYLHNSELIKSEKDPV
- a CDS encoding chaperone NapD; the protein is MPIVSCVVACEPEKGFSVEKELLEIPGVEVYGSGLKEKENVHYVIVVLEGETYEDVEAIEKRIKEIDGVLYVGVVEAYFLDEYEKIEKGEIVPSNPFHGLKRSEKLAERFYFGEDEDNGKESDA
- a CDS encoding 4Fe-4S dicluster domain-containing protein, whose product is MEKKATRRDFIKVTLSAFMTATVFESCKLSEFKNPKTMIKSPIKTNILRPPGAVPEDEFAKRCIRCGRCGEVCPYHCIKYFDVKNGGVFSGTPYINVLEKPCYLCMKCVYVCPTGSLQPCAKDEVRMGVAVINREICVSWQQDKTGLICRTCYNVCPFAGTAIKIDPMFRPYIIEENCTGCGICAYSCIADTYEGNKGKKAISIQPIRWKKIKEVKLKDIKKS
- a CDS encoding 4Fe-4S binding protein — encoded protein: MAKVKQGKIRFFRYAFLFACFLVITVNPILNYKWDINFVQGWFQSLGIGNMWIVSPLEGLETILTGKFFYLPSIIGMLIPLTLAFLMGRVFCSWMCPITFLSMLTDKLLGLFPVVGKKLKYREGLIILNRRVIWFALLAELILTMVVGYPLFVWWSPPGLVGRETMFYVFYHVITIEIYIVVAVLLLNLITRRFFCRYLCPLGALLALVASKRQLVIEYNADKCLSCKVCDKKCPLGIKPSVGESQSIYCWNCAECVDACPTGALKFTWRNDGIVRIEKKSLLLPQAR
- a CDS encoding type III pantothenate kinase — protein: MQYYGDYNLLLIDVGNTRTKVRIIKDSFKKDVSFPTSEIKKNIEKFNPNSSVIAVSVVNKATEILKTHFKNIKFITAQTNLPIKINYLTPQTLGTDRIAHACGGLLYGNSFIIVNAGTTTVIDIVKERKFLGGWILPGIKLSSQCLYKFTSKLPLVENFTLNNFYEPGNSTTECIEKGILLFTVSSIQKVKKTFNLPIILTGGNGKLLTNFIKAKYVENLTLNGLEVIANFSSQS
- a CDS encoding nucleotide sugar dehydrogenase — translated: MAFPNFQDFKSGKEKIAIIGLGYVGLPLAIALSKKFSVIGFDINKIRIEELKRGFDRTGEIPYETLKSSSITFTSSPETLKTCKLFIITVPTPIDEHKIPDLSPIKSATQTVASHMPKHSIVVYESTVYPGVTEEICVPLLEKFSNMRYMHDFKVGYSPERVNPGDKVHTIENIVKVVSGCDKYTTELLAEIYGSVIKAGIHKAPNIKTAEAAKVIENTQRDLNIALMNELALIFHKLGIDTRDVLEAAGTKWNFLKFEPGLVGGHCIGVDPYYLTFKAQEIGHHPEVILSGRRINDYMGKFVAENVVKLMIKEGKQILNSKVLIMGLTFKENIKDIRNTKVIDIYNELNSYGVKTFVHDPYAIPDEVEKEYGIKLLQDIKEQAPYDAIIVAVKHEPYRNLKFADFKEMANGKPIIADVKGIYDRNEFKDAILWRL